A window of the Burkholderia sp. 9120 genome harbors these coding sequences:
- a CDS encoding NUDIX domain-containing protein, which translates to MNETAGRVRIVDVEVLSDDWYVLKKTTFDYQRADGSWQRQSRETYDRGNGATLLLYDPRRRTVVLTRQFRLPAFVNGHHGMLIEAPAGLLEAASPEERIRAEVEEETGYRVHDVRKVFEAFMSPGSVTEKLHFFVAEYDAVAKVGAGGGIADEGEDIEVLELPVNEALAMIERGEIVDGKTIMLLQYAKLNLLGA; encoded by the coding sequence ATGAACGAAACCGCCGGACGGGTCCGTATCGTCGACGTCGAAGTGCTCTCGGACGACTGGTACGTGCTGAAAAAAACCACCTTCGACTATCAACGCGCCGACGGTAGCTGGCAGCGCCAAAGCCGCGAAACCTACGACCGCGGCAACGGCGCCACCCTGCTGCTGTACGATCCGCGCCGCCGTACGGTGGTGCTGACGCGGCAATTCCGCCTGCCGGCGTTCGTCAACGGTCATCACGGCATGTTGATCGAGGCGCCGGCCGGTCTGCTGGAAGCCGCCTCGCCGGAAGAACGGATTCGCGCGGAGGTGGAAGAGGAAACCGGCTACCGCGTGCATGACGTGCGCAAGGTATTTGAGGCGTTCATGAGCCCGGGCTCGGTCACGGAGAAGCTGCACTTTTTCGTCGCCGAATACGACGCGGTGGCGAAGGTCGGCGCAGGCGGCGGCATCGCGGATGAAGGCGAAGATATCGAGGTGCTGGAATTGCCGGTGAACGAAGCGCTCGCGATGATCGAGCGCGGCGAGATCGTCGACGGCAAGACGATCATGCTGCTGCAGTACGCGAAACTGAATCTGCTGGGCGCGTAG